In a single window of the Halictus rubicundus isolate RS-2024b unplaced genomic scaffold, iyHalRubi1_principal scaffold0025, whole genome shotgun sequence genome:
- the LOC143363153 gene encoding uncharacterized protein LOC143363153, with product MPIGMVSQVPFEYMHLVCLGVIKKLLSAWVYGKYSPFSKLSSRQIFTISERMRRINKYCPSEFARRPRSIDLFSKFKATECRQFVLYTGPVVTYGVLKDNVYRHFLFLHSAIRIMVSQVFVSTYLKFAEGALQQFVRRCEKFYGPTFNSYNVHGLLHLADDVRRFGTLDSFSAFPYESNMSIFRKYCRKPGQPLQQFSNRMREIEHHGSNKGGGDSSPSTVAVAVRNPCCGVPMERALFAKRRIYAVTRTNLNADENRRGSQGDSKTARRLGWSPDFVFLTVVVVTVTLRSGASLSSTSRAPGQSF from the coding sequence ATGCCAATAGGAATGGTATCACAGGTGCCATTCGAGTATATGCATCTCGTATGTCTAGgtgtcattaaaaaattgttatctgcCTGGGTGTATGGCAAATATtccccattttcaaaattatcttctcgacaaattttcacaatctcagagagaatgagaaggatcaataaatattgtccatccgagtttgcaaggcgtcctagatcaatagatttattttccaaatttaaagCAACAGAATGTCGGCAATTTGTTTTGTATACTGGTCCAGTTGTCACCTATGGAGTGCTGAAGGATAATGTATatcgacacttcttgtttctgcaCAGTGCCATAAGAATAATGGTTTCACAGGTTTTTGTTAGCACATATTTAAAGTTTGCAGAAGGAGCTTTGCAACAATTTGTTCGTCGTTGTGAAAAGTTCTATGGCCCAACATTTAATTCTTATAATGTCCACGGTCTTCTCCACTTGGCGGATGACGTCAGACGTTTTGGTACATTAGATTCATTTTCAGCTTTCCCGTATGAAAGCAacatgtccatttttagaaaatattgcagaaagccaggacaaccccttcaacaattttctaatagaatGAGAGAGATAGAACATCATGGCAGTAATAAGGGAGGTGGTGATTCTTCACCATCAACTGTAGCAGTGGCTGTCAGGAACCCGTGCTGCGGTGTACCGATGGAGCGAGCGTTGTTTGCGAAGCGTCGCATATACGCGGTCACTCGGACCAACCTCAACGCTGACGAGAATCGGAGAGGGTCCCAGGGCGACTCGAAGACGGCTCGCAGACTGGGATGGTCGCCGGACTTCGTCTTCCtgaccgtcgtcgtcgtcaccgtcaCTCTGCGCTCCGGAGCCTCGCTCTCGTCGACGTCACGTGCGCCAGGCCAATCCTTCTAA